Part of the Bubalus kerabau isolate K-KA32 ecotype Philippines breed swamp buffalo chromosome 18, PCC_UOA_SB_1v2, whole genome shotgun sequence genome is shown below.
CTTCCGcgcgctggtggctcagtgcttgGTGTGCGTGCCCTGGGACGCGCAGCCGCCCCCTGCCGCCCCGTCCTTCCGCCAGGTGGGCCGTCCCCGGGTAGCCTGGGCGGGGCCGGCGGGGTGATagcggagggggtgggggagggcgtcCCCGTGTCCCCAGCGACTCACGGATTGTCTCCCGCAGGTGTCCTGCCTGAAGGAGCTGGTGGCCAGAGTCGTGCAGAGACTCTGCGAGCGCGGCGCGAGGAACGTGCTGGCCTTCGGCTTCACGCTGCTGGCCGGGGCCCGCGGCGGGCCGCCCGTGGCCTTCACGACCAGCGTGCGCAGCTACCTGCCCAACACGGTAACCGACACGCTGCGCGGCAGCGGCgcctgggggctgctgctgcACCGCGTGGGCGACGACGTGCTCACCCACTTGCTGTCGCGCTGCGCGCTCTACCTGCTGGTGCCCCCGACCTGCGCCTACCAGGTGTGTGGGCCGCCACTCTACGACCTCCGCGCCGCCGCCGCTCCTCGGCCCACGCGGCAAGTGGGCGGGATCCGGGCGGGCTTCGGACTCCCGCGCCCGGCCTCGTCGAACCGCGGCCACGGGGAGGCCGAAAGACTCCTGGAGGCGCGGGCCCAGGGCGCGAGGCGGCGTCGTGGCAGCGCGCGGGGACGACTGCCTCCAGCCAAGAGGCCCAGGCGCGGCCTGGAGCCCGGGTGGGATCTCGAAGGGCAGGCGGCCCGCGGCCCGCCCCGCGTGGTGACACCTACCCGAGACGCTGCGGAAGCCAAGTCTCGGGAGGGCGACGTGCCCGGGCCCTGCCGCCCCTTCCCTGGCGGCGAGCGGGGTGTCGGCTCCGCGTCCTGGCGGCTGTCACCCCCGGAGGGCGAGCCGGGTGCCGGAGCTTGCGCTGAGACCAAGCGGTTCCTTTACTGCTCCGGCGGTGGCGAACAGCTGCGCCGCTCCTTCCTGCTctgctccctgcctcccagcctgGCCGGGGCGCGGACACTCGTGGAAACCATCTTTCTGGACTCGAAGCCCGGGCCGCCAGGGGCTCCCCGCCGGCCGCGCCGCCTGCCCGCGCGCTACTGGCAGATGCGGCCCCTGTTCCGGAAGCTGCTTGGGAACCATTCGCGGTGCCCCTATGGCGCGCTGCTCAGGGCGCACTGCCCGCTGCCGGCCTCTGCGGCCCCGGCGGGGCCAGACCATCAGAAGCGCCCTGGTGCGGGCGGCTGCCCCGCAGAGAGGCCGGCGGCTGCCCCCGAGGGCGAGGCGAGCTCAGGGCGCCTGGTCCAGCTGCTCCGCCTGCACAGCAGCCCCTGGCAGGTGTACGGCCTCCTGCGGGCCTGTCTTCGCCGCCTGGTGCCTTCCGGCCTCTGGGGCTCCCGGCACAACGAGCGGCGCTTCCTGCGGAACGTGAAGAAGCTCCTCTCCCTGGGGAAGCACGGCAGGCTCTCGCAGCAGGAGCTCACGTGGAAGATGAAGGTGCAGGATTGCTCCTGGCTGCGCGCAAGCCCAGGTGAGGCACccggaggagggggcgggggcttCTGGTAGCTCCGCACCTCAGTTCTCCACCTCTGACCCCGTCTCCCACCCCGCTTGCGTGGATACTGGACTTCATGGAGGTTCTGGGCCTGGGAAGGGGCAGTGGAGGGGGGGACTCGCAGATGGCAGGTGGGGCACCTGGAGCCCCGGTGGGCATGGCTGCGGGGGTTCATCATCCCTTTCTGACCTCAAGGTTAGCTGCCTTGAGCGATGCTCCCTGATAGAAGTGGGAACTGGGCTGAGAACCCCCGTGGGTGGGGTTGGGAGGTAAGGCTCGGGGTTCCCCAGCCAGCTCTGGTCAGCCGTCTGCAGACCCAGTGAGTTCTACTGTGCGTCCACCAGGCCAGGGCCACTGGCAGCCGGTACGAGAGGACTGTGTCCTTGACCGAGGCCCCGGGCTGGGCGGGCACAGAGGGGAGAGCTGGCTGCCAGCCGGGTCCCAGGACAGTGGGCAGCTGCTGGGGTGCAGCGGACTTTCTGTGAAGCTGGGCCTTTGGGGTCCTTCCCTGTGTGGCGGTCTGGGTTTGATGTGGGGCTCCTCCCGTGCAGCCGCCACCCAGCATGTCCGCAGGGCAGAGCCAGGAGCGGCAGGGCCAGCCCCTTCTGTGCACTGCCCAGTCTGAGCCCTAAACTCCTGAGAGCCTGGCATCTGGAGGGAGGTGATGGCTCGGCCCCCTCGTTGACCCGTGCGCCAGCTTTTCTCGTGAGCGTCTAGTGAGTCTCTTTACCGTAGAGTCTGTTtccctgcctccccacgaggCGGTTTCCGTTATCTAGTGTTTAACTTCAGCCTCTCCTGTCCTGTGAGGATGCATAGCGTAGGTGTCAGGTCGCAGCGCTGAGTCTTTCTGATCGCGTCTGACCGTCTTTGCCGCTTCCCTGCACTTATACTTCTCTGTGCTGACCGGCGAGCCTGGGTGCGTCTTTCTCATCTTCCCGATTTGCCTGCTTTTCCTGTGTCTTTATTCCGTTTCCTGATGTGCATTttttcacgtgtgtgtgtgggtgtctcGTCTAGAATTAGATTTGTGTTCTCTGTTGCCCTCGGGGTGGTTTCCTTCCAACTGTAGCCTCTCGTGTTGGGGTCGGATCACAGTTGAACTGTCTCCCGGCTCAGCCAGCCGTGGCTCAAGTTAGACGTTGCTCTCCCTGCTCCCTCGGTCAGTGTGGGCGTGGCTTCACCCCTCCTCTTTCCTTCGCTGGCTATTCACCGTCCTGCCCCAGACCCATCTCCGGGCCCCCTTCCTTGTCCTCTGAACCGGTTTCGGCCGGTGAGGCCCCGGCTCTGTTGGTGCTGAGGCCCCTGTGGCACAGCGTAAACCACAGAGGGCCGCGGGGCGTGTGTCCGGAGCCGGCAGCACTGGGCATTCCTCAGCCTGCGACCGCCTCTGCGTGCCCCCCCTGTGTTCAGCCTGCAAACCCCTGGGCATTTCCAGCCCCTGCAGCCCTGTGGCAATGCCTGAAACTGCAGCGCAGCCCCCCCAAGCCCCCCGTACGGAGAGCAGCCCCGGCTCCCCCAGTCTGCATGCGCAGGGACAAGTGCTGGGGCTCCGGGTCCACGTTGTCCGGCAGGAACATACGTGAGCGCCATGCCTCATTCAGAATCTTACAGTAGCCacaagaggaaagtaaaaagaaaggggaacctcatttaaaaacattttctatcaAAGCGCAGAGATCCGGTAGCACCTCTTTAGCCCGTGACCCGGGGAAGCTCCTTGCTGAGTTACCCGCCTTCTCCTGTGCCCCTGCTCCGAGTCGCCGTGGACTCAGAGGCCGTGGGCAGCCATCCTGGCCTGCGGTGGGCAGCGTGGAGGGTGAGCACCGGTGTCTCTCTTCGCAGGGGCTCGCTGCGTGCCTGCCGCGGAGCACCACCGGCGCGAGGCTGTCCTGGGCCGCTTCCTGTGCTGGCTGATGGGCGCCTACGTGGTGGAGCTGCTCAGGAGCTTCTTCTATGTCACGGAGACCACGTTCCAGAAGAACCGGCTCTTTTTCTTCCGGAAGCGCGTCTGGAGCCAGCTGCAGCGCCTGGGCGTCAGGTACGCAGGGGGACGCCCGCGCCCGCACGCTCGGACCCACCTGTCTGACGCCGGCCACTGGGGGTGCTGGGGGCACCGTGAAGCAGGCTACCCAGGGGCTGAGTGCCTACACGGCGGCCACGAGCTCTGTCCCCACCCGCCATCTGTGTCCTCTGTGAAGGCCTGGGTGGCTGTCAGTGGACGGGGACCCAGCCGGGACGGGTTGGGGGGGCCGCCTGAGACACGAGCTGGGCCTGTCCAGGCGCCCAGCGAGAGGGATCCCAGCTGAGCGTCTGGGCAGGGGAGGTGCTCTGGGTCAGGAGCAGAGCTGGGGTCCCCGAGTCAGGAGCTAAGTGGGGGTCCCCGAGCACGTGGGCCAGGGTCCCCAAGTCACAAGTCAGGAGCTAAGTGGGGGTCCCCGAGCATGTGGGCTGGGGTCCCTGAGTCAGGGGTGGATCAGGGGTCCCTGAGCACATGGGCCGGGGCCCGTGTCCTCCGGCATCTGGGGAGCCTCTGGAGGCCCTTACCGTGGGTCTGACTGAGGGTACCCCATTCAAGCATTTCCTAGCATGTAAACTGAAGTGGGCAGCCCGGCTTTTCTTGTGGGGCCCCTGCGGCCTGTCCCCTACCTGGTGGATGCTCGAGTCCCACCATGGGCTTCCTTCGGGGCCACCAGCCTGGGGAGCATACTCCCCGTAGTGGCCAGGAGGTGGGAGGACCCCTGCCCATGCCTGTGGATGGTTTTAGGGTGAAGGCTAAAGCTCAGGCTGGTCCGTGGGGAGATGATTCTGCTCCTCCTGGGGGTTCCACCAAGCACCCCCTGCCTGTTCCAGGAGGAGGACGTGGGGTCCCTGCCCAGCAGCCTCCTTCAGACCCCAGAAGCACTTGGTGGCCAAGCTTCCCACACCCACTCCAGACCCCAGGGTCTCCCCAGCGAGCCGTCCTGTCCAGTCCTGGTCAGAGCTCTGTCCACCAGGAACCGGGCATGCCGGTCATGAGCTCTGCCCGCTGCATGGGCATGGACGCCCACCAGGCTGACCTGCCCTGGCTGCCCGCGGGCACCTCTGTTTCAGACAACACTTAGACCGTGTGCGGCTTCAAGAACTGTCAGAAGCAGAGGTCAGGCAGCACCAGGAGGCCAGGCCGGCTCTGCTGACATCCAGGCTCCGTTTCGTCCCCAAGCCCGGCGGGCTGCGGCCCATCGTGAACGTGGGCTGTGTTGAGGGCGCCCAGGCGCCGCCCAGAGACAAGAAGGTCGCTGCTCGCGTTGCTCTGGGCAAAGTGCATTGAAACCCAGGCCCAGTGGCTGTGGCCAAAGTCCCAGGGTGTCTGGGGGCTGCGGTGAGGTCCTGGGGAGCCAGGGGGCGTGGCCGGAGGACTCCTGGATCCAGAGAAGGAGCTCCCAGTGAGGCCTGTCCTGCGGGGTGCCGGCCC
Proteins encoded:
- the TERT gene encoding telomerase reverse transcriptase isoform X2, translated to MPRAPRCRAVRALLRASYRQVLPLAAFVRRLRPQGHRLVRRGDPAAFRALVAQCLVCVPWDAQPPPAAPSFRQVSCLKELVARVVQRLCERGARNVLAFGFTLLAGARGGPPVAFTTSVRSYLPNTVTDTLRGSGAWGLLLHRVGDDVLTHLLSRCALYLLVPPTCAYQVCGPPLYDLRAAAAPRPTRQVGGIRAGFGLPRPASSNRGHGEAERLLEARAQGARRRRGSARGRLPPAKRPRRGLEPGWDLEGQAARGPPRVVTPTRDAAEAKSREGDVPGPCRPFPGGERGVGSASWRLSPPEGEPGAGACAETKRFLYCSGGGEQLRRSFLLCSLPPSLAGARTLVETIFLDSKPGPPGAPRRPRRLPARYWQMRPLFRKLLGNHSRCPYGALLRAHCPLPASAAPAGPDHQKRPGAGGCPAERPAAAPEGEASSGRLVQLLRLHSSPWQVYGLLRACLRRLVPSGLWGSRHNERRFLRNVKKLLSLGKHGRLSQQELTWKMKVQDCSWLRASPGARCVPAAEHHRREAVLGRFLCWLMGAYVVELLRSFFYVTETTFQKNRLFFFRKRVWSQLQRLGVRQHLDRVRLQELSEAEVRQHQEARPALLTSRLRFVPKPGGLRPIVNVGCVEGAQAPPRDKKVQHLSSRIKTLFAVLNYERAQRPGLLGASVLGMDDIHRAWRAFVLPLRARGPAPPLYFVKVDVVGAYDALPQDKLAEVIANVLQPQEKTYCVRHCAMVRTARGRMRKSFKRHVSTFSDFQPYLRQLVEHLQAMGSLRDTVVIEQSCSLNEPGSSLFNLFLHLVRSHVIRIGGRSYIQCQGIPQGSILSTLLCSFCYGDMENKLFPGVQQDGVLLRLVDDFLLVTPHLTRARDFLSYARTSIRASLTFTQGFKPGRNMRRKLLAVLQLKCHGLFLDLQVNSLQTVFTNVYKIFLLQAYRFHACVLQLPFSQPVGSSPAFFLQVIADTASRGYALLKARNAGASLGARGASGLFPSEAAQWLCLHAFLHKLARHRVTYSRLLGALRTARARLHRQLPGPTRAALEAAADPALTADFKTILD
- the TERT gene encoding telomerase reverse transcriptase isoform X1, translating into MPRAPRCRAVRALLRASYRQVLPLAAFVRRLRPQGHRLVRRGDPAAFRALVAQCLVCVPWDAQPPPAAPSFRQVSCLKELVARVVQRLCERGARNVLAFGFTLLAGARGGPPVAFTTSVRSYLPNTVTDTLRGSGAWGLLLHRVGDDVLTHLLSRCALYLLVPPTCAYQVCGPPLYDLRAAAAPRPTRQVGGIRAGFGLPRPASSNRGHGEAERLLEARAQGARRRRGSARGRLPPAKRPRRGLEPGWDLEGQAARGPPRVVTPTRDAAEAKSREGDVPGPCRPFPGGERGVGSASWRLSPPEGEPGAGACAETKRFLYCSGGGEQLRRSFLLCSLPPSLAGARTLVETIFLDSKPGPPGAPRRPRRLPARYWQMRPLFRKLLGNHSRCPYGALLRAHCPLPASAAPAGPDHQKRPGAGGCPAERPAAAPEGEASSGRLVQLLRLHSSPWQVYGLLRACLRRLVPSGLWGSRHNERRFLRNVKKLLSLGKHGRLSQQELTWKMKVQDCSWLRASPGARCVPAAEHHRREAVLGRFLCWLMGAYVVELLRSFFYVTETTFQKNRLFFFRKRVWSQLQRLGVRQHLDRVRLQELSEAEVRQHQEARPALLTSRLRFVPKPGGLRPIVNVGCVEGAQAPPRDKKVQHLSSRIKTLFAVLNYERAQRPGLLGASVLGMDDIHRAWRAFVLPLRARGPAPPLYFVKVDVVGAYDALPQDKLAEVIANVLQPQEKTYCVRHCAMVRTARGRMRKSFKRHVSTFSDFQPYLRQLVEHLQAMGSLRDTVVIEQSCSLNEPGSSLFNLFLHLVRSHVIRIGGRSYIQCQGIPQGSILSTLLCSFCYGDMENKLFPGVQQDGVLLRLVDDFLLVTPHLTRARDFLRTLVRGVPEYGCQVNLRKTVVNFPVEPGALGGVAPLQLPAHCLFPWCGLLLDTRTLEVHGDHSSYARTSIRASLTFTQGFKPGRNMRRKLLAVLQLKCHGLFLDLQVNSLQTVFTNVYKIFLLQAYRFHACVLQLPFSQPVGSSPAFFLQVIADTASRGYALLKARNAGASLGARGASGLFPSEAAQWLCLHAFLHKLARHRVTYSRLLGALRTARARLHRQLPGPTRAALEAAADPALTADFKTILD